From the genome of Spinacia oleracea cultivar Varoflay chromosome 2, BTI_SOV_V1, whole genome shotgun sequence, one region includes:
- the LOC110778828 gene encoding uncharacterized protein isoform X1, with translation MQNCEQRSTGEAATAISTLFTFFKPRQVILNSLSSMKLDNKNGDKTLISLTGQQRKLLLQSICQFLEQSGFSKSLKNFYKEAEIELQKESWKDCLLNLEEMCYQFLKLRDDAKISDSAACAAKEIATAQKDGSINGVASEEQENNPVDDVNIKHKKKKSKSASDSSAQIAEEIDPKPSKVPEDVSLIVPSEPEKKSKKKKRKGESQEENKEELPAEETSEKPDVSKEEKKEKSKSKKKKEDTLKPNDSPVEITEVVSEKKISKKRKKSSSDENETECVEKAALDDFKRRKTENLDESNGTILPKTPNGSANGVLENGDSKESQKKDKTKQLNGSETRTSANAFRRVKEEEVEFVDERLQDNSYWAKDGADSGYGAKAQEVLGQVRGRDFRHEKTKKKRGSYRGGQIDLDSHSIKFNYDDEE, from the exons ATGCAAAATTGCGAGCAAAGGAGCACAGGAGAAGCCGCAACCGCCATTTCTACTCTCTTCACTTTCTTCAAACCTCGTCAAGTTATACTCAATTCATTGTCAAGTATGAAGCTCGACAACAAAAATGGCgacaaaaccctaatttctctCACTGGTCAGCAAAGGAAACTGCTTCTCCAATCAATTTGTCAATTCCTTGAACAAAGTGGCTTCTCCAAATCTCTTAAGAATTTTTACAAAGAGGCAGAAATCGAG TTGCAGAAAGAGAGTTGGAAGGATTGTTTATTGAATTTGGAAGAGATGTGTTACCAATTTTTGAAGTTGAG GGATGACGCTAAAATTAGTGATTCTGCGGCTTGTGCTGCCAAAGAAATAGCTACTGCCCAGAAGGATGGAAGTATAAATGGTGTTGCATCTGAGGAGCAGGAAAATAACCCTGTTGATGATGTTAATATAaaacataagaaaaaaaaaagcaaaagtGCTAGTGATTCATCTGCTCAAATTGCTGAGGAAATTGACCCAAAACCCTCAAAAGTCCCTGAAGACGTTTCTTTGATTGTGCCAAGTGAACCTGAAAAGAAATCCAAGAAGAAGAAGCGCAAGGGTGAATCTCAGGAAGAAAACAAAGAGGAACTGCCAGCAGAAGAAACATCAGAAAAACCCGATGTTtcaaaggaagagaagaaagagaagtccaaaagtaagaaaaagaaagaagataCTTTGAAACCCAATGATTCACCTGTAGAAATTACGGAGGTTGTTAGTGAGAAAAAAATTTCGAAGAAAAGAAAGAAGTCCTCATCTGATGAAAATGAGACCGAATGTGTTGAAAAGGCAGCACTTGATGACTTCAAGCGTAGGAAGACAGAAAATTTAGATGAATCAAATGGAACCATTCTCCCTAAAACACCTAATGGATCTGCCAATGGAGTCTTGGAAAATGGTGATAGCAAGGAGTCGCAGAAGAAGGATAAAACAAAGCAGCTCAATGGTTCTGAG ACAAGAACTTCTGCTAATGCATTCCGGAGGGTCAAAGAGGAGGAAGTGGAATTTGTAGATGAAAGGCTTCAAGATAATTCTTATTGGGCAAAG GATGGTGCAGATAGTGGCTATGGAGCTAAAGCACAGGAAGTTTTGGGGCAGGTTAGAGGAAG GGATTTTCGCCATGAGAAAACCAAGAAAAAACGTGGAAGCTACAGAGGAGGACAAATCGATCTGGACTCTCATTCAATCAAGTTCAATTATGATGATGAAGAATGA
- the LOC110778829 gene encoding uncharacterized protein, with translation MESWWESVSKARSRIQTLLSFLPPLLSTSDSLSSLVDSDQPARSLLDSYEAYSAMSSALSGSGDDPLCQWLYDTFLQSSDHSELDFRLVVVSLVPLIAGLYLSRIHTFSTTSPAAHGSPSLAGFEAVLLALYSSEVKSRAGKPLLVSIPSPAYLSHHPSLYHTLTPQPHPSPSHNSNYFSRSSSSSSPSGVSGNGIEIGVGVISPPLERQIGIQSTKRASIVGVAFHCFFKHISQMPLWSKVDLCRFAALWAGNDCPCAHSLDFHCNTPTTTANRLDD, from the coding sequence ATGGAGTCGTGGTGGGAGTCTGTATCAAAAGCTCGCTCCCGAATCCAAACCCTTCTTTCTTTCCTCCCTCCGTTATTGTCAACCAGCGATTCTCTATCCTCCCTAGTGGACTCTGATCAACCCGCCCGCTCTCTTCTAGACTCATATGAAGCCTACTCTGCCATGTCATCTGCTCTCTCCGGTTCTGGAGATGACCCTCTTTGCCAATGGCTCTACGACACCTTCCTCCAGTCTTCTGATCACTCTGAATTAGACTTCCGCCTTGTGGTGGTGTCATTGGTACCTCTAATTGCTGGCCTCTATCTCTCCCGCATCCACACCTTTTCCACTACCTCCCCTGCCGCCCATGGGTCCCCGTCCCTTGCTGGGTTTGAAGCTGTTCTCTTGGCTTTGTACTCTTCCGAGGTTAAATCTCGTGCCGGCAAACCCCTCCTTGTCTCCATACCTTCTCCTGCTTACCTCTCTCACCATCCTTCCCTCTATCACACCCTAACTCCTCAACCTCACCCGTCTCCTTCTCATAATAGTAATTACTTCTCTAGAtcatcctcttcttcttctccttctggTGTGTCTGGGAATGGGATTGAGATTGGAGTTGGGGTTATCTCACCTCCTCTAGAACGCCAAATAGGGATCCAATCCACAAAGCGTGCTTCCATTGTTGGGGTAGCCTTCCATTGCTTTTTCAAACACATCTCACAAATGCCTCTTTGGTCTAAGGTAGATCTATGCCGTTTTGCTGCTTTGTGGGCTGGCAATGATTGTCCCTGTGCTCATTCTCTTGACTTCCACTGTAATACTCCTACTACAACTGCTAATCGACTAGATGACTGA
- the LOC110778828 gene encoding uncharacterized protein isoform X2 translates to MQNCEQRSTGEAATAISTLFTFFKPRQVILNSLSSMKLDNKNGDKTLISLTGQQRKLLLQSICQFLEQSGFSKSLKNFYKEAEIEKESWKDCLLNLEEMCYQFLKLRDDAKISDSAACAAKEIATAQKDGSINGVASEEQENNPVDDVNIKHKKKKSKSASDSSAQIAEEIDPKPSKVPEDVSLIVPSEPEKKSKKKKRKGESQEENKEELPAEETSEKPDVSKEEKKEKSKSKKKKEDTLKPNDSPVEITEVVSEKKISKKRKKSSSDENETECVEKAALDDFKRRKTENLDESNGTILPKTPNGSANGVLENGDSKESQKKDKTKQLNGSETRTSANAFRRVKEEEVEFVDERLQDNSYWAKDGADSGYGAKAQEVLGQVRGRDFRHEKTKKKRGSYRGGQIDLDSHSIKFNYDDEE, encoded by the exons ATGCAAAATTGCGAGCAAAGGAGCACAGGAGAAGCCGCAACCGCCATTTCTACTCTCTTCACTTTCTTCAAACCTCGTCAAGTTATACTCAATTCATTGTCAAGTATGAAGCTCGACAACAAAAATGGCgacaaaaccctaatttctctCACTGGTCAGCAAAGGAAACTGCTTCTCCAATCAATTTGTCAATTCCTTGAACAAAGTGGCTTCTCCAAATCTCTTAAGAATTTTTACAAAGAGGCAGAAATCGAG AAAGAGAGTTGGAAGGATTGTTTATTGAATTTGGAAGAGATGTGTTACCAATTTTTGAAGTTGAG GGATGACGCTAAAATTAGTGATTCTGCGGCTTGTGCTGCCAAAGAAATAGCTACTGCCCAGAAGGATGGAAGTATAAATGGTGTTGCATCTGAGGAGCAGGAAAATAACCCTGTTGATGATGTTAATATAaaacataagaaaaaaaaaagcaaaagtGCTAGTGATTCATCTGCTCAAATTGCTGAGGAAATTGACCCAAAACCCTCAAAAGTCCCTGAAGACGTTTCTTTGATTGTGCCAAGTGAACCTGAAAAGAAATCCAAGAAGAAGAAGCGCAAGGGTGAATCTCAGGAAGAAAACAAAGAGGAACTGCCAGCAGAAGAAACATCAGAAAAACCCGATGTTtcaaaggaagagaagaaagagaagtccaaaagtaagaaaaagaaagaagataCTTTGAAACCCAATGATTCACCTGTAGAAATTACGGAGGTTGTTAGTGAGAAAAAAATTTCGAAGAAAAGAAAGAAGTCCTCATCTGATGAAAATGAGACCGAATGTGTTGAAAAGGCAGCACTTGATGACTTCAAGCGTAGGAAGACAGAAAATTTAGATGAATCAAATGGAACCATTCTCCCTAAAACACCTAATGGATCTGCCAATGGAGTCTTGGAAAATGGTGATAGCAAGGAGTCGCAGAAGAAGGATAAAACAAAGCAGCTCAATGGTTCTGAG ACAAGAACTTCTGCTAATGCATTCCGGAGGGTCAAAGAGGAGGAAGTGGAATTTGTAGATGAAAGGCTTCAAGATAATTCTTATTGGGCAAAG GATGGTGCAGATAGTGGCTATGGAGCTAAAGCACAGGAAGTTTTGGGGCAGGTTAGAGGAAG GGATTTTCGCCATGAGAAAACCAAGAAAAAACGTGGAAGCTACAGAGGAGGACAAATCGATCTGGACTCTCATTCAATCAAGTTCAATTATGATGATGAAGAATGA